DNA sequence from the Paenibacillus azoreducens genome:
TTCATCGTTTTCACCATGTTTTCCGTCACCAAACGCGGAGCTTTGGCTCCAGGAATTAACACGCAGCAGATCAAGAGATCCGTTTCGGCGACAGCCTTGGCGATATTAGCCGGGCTGGAAACCAGCGTGCTGATCTGATTTCCGAAAATTTCGTCGAGCTGGCGCAGACGGGGGATGCTGAGATCCAGCAGTGTTACATCGGCACCGAGACCCGCGGCGATTTTGGCGGCATTCATTCCGACGATGCCTCCGCCGATAATGGTTACCTTCCCCCGGGACACGCCGGGAACGCCGGAAAGCAAAATCCCTTTGCCGCCATGCGGACGTTCCAGAAGCTGGGCCCCGATCTGCGCGGCCATGCGTCCCGCCACTTCGCTCATCGGCGTAAGCAGCGGCAGCGTACCGTTTACATTTACCGTTTCATATGCGATGGCATGTACCCCGGAAGATACCAAGGCCTTTGCGAGCTCCGGTTCCGCCGCAAGATGCAGATACGTAAAGAGAATGAGGCCTTTGCGGAAATAACCGTATTCGCTAGGCAGCGGCTCTTTGACTTTCATGATCATGTCAGCCTGTGCCCATACTTCTTTGGCTTCCGCCATGATGATCGCTCCAGCTTCTTTATATTCCTCGTCGGTGAATCCGCTTCCAGCTCCGGCGCTTTGTTCTACGAGCACCTTATGCCCATGCTGGATGAATTCGATGACGCCTGCAGGAGTAACAGCTACACGATTTTCGTTATTTTTAATTTCTTTAGGAATTCCGATGTTCATAACAGATCTA
Encoded proteins:
- the ald gene encoding alanine dehydrogenase yields the protein MNIGIPKEIKNNENRVAVTPAGVIEFIQHGHKVLVEQSAGAGSGFTDEEYKEAGAIIMAEAKEVWAQADMIMKVKEPLPSEYGYFRKGLILFTYLHLAAEPELAKALVSSGVHAIAYETVNVNGTLPLLTPMSEVAGRMAAQIGAQLLERPHGGKGILLSGVPGVSRGKVTIIGGGIVGMNAAKIAAGLGADVTLLDLSIPRLRQLDEIFGNQISTLVSSPANIAKAVAETDLLICCVLIPGAKAPRLVTENMVKTMKPGSVIVDVAIDQGGVVETIDHITTHDNPTYVKHGVVHYAVANMPGAVPRTSTLALTNATMPFALKLADTELQQLLAANPAIRSGANVVNGFVTYEAVARDLGYEYIPAEKAFSKVTI